The Podospora bellae-mahoneyi strain CBS 112042 chromosome 7, whole genome shotgun sequence genomic sequence AGCTGCGCTCTCTGACGAGTAGAGCCGTTGTGCATGGCCTGCGATTCGTGGGAATTGGTGTTGGGGGCGAGCGGGGATAGCGAAGTTGGTAGTGATTGCTGGTGCGCagcgggtggtggcggcaaAAAGGGTTCGCTTcgggacggtggaggggagcCTTTGGGCGAGACGGGCGCGCAGACAGGTACGGCAGATCATAATGGGCAATCTTTGGGTCTAACGCTGTGATATACTGAATGGCAGCGTAGTAGCGGTTGTGTGGCCGAGACGTGCTTGTATGGGGGGCTGACTCGGATCAAAATGCGTGAATGCCTTCAAAGAAAAAATGACAATGCAGCAgacaggccgagatggaaaTTCCAGAAAACCGTTTGGCAATTCAATTGCTTGGCTGGGAAATAAACGGCCTCTGATTGGATGCCAACGGTTCGTGAgaccccaccccctccgcgTCCCCCGCGATCTCCGGGGCCAGCAACCTGATGGCCCCCACTTTCATTCTTGAACCATCCCGCCATGTcgaacaacaaccacagtaGGTGAGCTGCCGCAATAAAACCAACCGATAAGGTTAATAGAGCAATAGATCTCGAGAATGATGTGCCTAAACAAGCAATCAACGGTCTGCGTGTATACTCAATATACAAGCCGCTTCAGGATTGTTGTGATGCTACTTGGGCTTACACCTTCCAATACAGGCGAGCAAAAGAGACCTCCGACTCCAACTGGCAGGCATTCTCGTTCCACCGATGCAGCATAAGCCACCAGAACGTTGCTCTCTCGATGTCCGAAGCGGAGGAAACAGGCTAACTTCTCAGGTCTCATCTAGGACGGTGTAACCGGCTGTGATCTCACCATCATGCCGTGTACTCGTGACACTGTCGACATGCTTGTCCTAGGAACCCAAGCAATATGTCCGAGGACCATCGCAATCTATACTCAATACTCTCCAGTCCCTGATCAGCAGCATGAGGCCTTGAACCGCCACTCGtatcggcagcggcagcaccGTGACAATCTGGACAATATATACGCAACGGCTAGGATATACCCGATGCGTGCGACTTCGGCATATTTCACACCCTCTTCTCTGCGTTTCCAAGCATGCTGCCGAGAGCGCCTAATCTGGTAGGATGAGCAGGTTAGGATGTCATGGACATGGAATGGGAGATGCTACCTGTCAGCCTAGacttggtggggggggagagaaACACACGGAGTCATGCCTACGACATTCACATTTGGCGATTAATTGCAACCATACTCAACTCACAGATCGCCCAAAGAGACGTGAGTTGGCGCTCGTCTTGTCAAATTTCACTGTGAGTTTGACTATTGTCGACAATTCGGAAGCCCTGAACCGGTGGATGCATGGCTGGGAGCAGGGGATCGTGCGGGGCAATGCGGGGTGCCCTCCCGGTTGCTGCCAGGGCTGGCACGAGGCAGCCAGGGGGCCGCCGCCATTCTCTCCTAGAGCTTCTCCagttctccagcttctccaagcAGTTCCaattctccagcttctcctcatcaaccgGCGTATGTTGCGCTGGCAGCAATCTGCAGGAACCGCTGGGAGGTGCAGAGGTGCATGCTTCAGCGAGGCGCAGCACCAGAATGCTCGGTCATGGCAACCTCTTGTTGTATGGCTTCCACCGGAGGATGGCATCCGCAACCCTGCCAGCTTCTCGCATCTTGTCGTCCCGATCCAGTTCGCTCATGGTGAGAGACACACATTGCGCTActgtgggtgtgggtggctGGACAGGGGATCAATGCCGCTAACCTGAATATTCCCGACTGTGTAGCACCCTGTTAACGCCGTTGGGCAAGACTTGATCGATTCCATCGCCACAACGTCGTTTCGAGCAACCCTCCAAGCCAGCCAAGCATGCTCCCAAAAATGGAAGCCGCCCATCTGCACCCACAGATAGCCTCTGATGCGCCAAGCCAAAACTGGACCTGGAACAAGAGGACCCTCGATTCTCTCACCTACCTCTCTGAGCCTCCGAATGAGCTCCCCCAAGATATCCCAAGACCCTTCCAAGAACCTATGGAGCACGGAGGATCCTGGAAACTCACAAAGGACGGAATATACGGGAGACTGATCAAGACGGTTCCCTGTCTCCGTCATATGGAACAAATGCTGCACCTTGCACATCTCTGCGCCCTTTCTGCAGATGGCCATGGTCTCTACCCGTGCAATGCCGTGCCTGGCCCTTCTTCAGCAACCTCAAGTCCCGTGGACCTTGCTCCCGTCCATATTAATAACGCTTGGCCATAGATCCCGAGGCTCAATCGAGGTTGCATTCCTCGCGCTGCGAGATGGGAAGGGAATAATAGAGCAGCAGCCCAAGCTGCCCTGCCCTGGCAAGGCAATACGGTACCACCCAGCGCTCTTTTTGCCAGCGCCCGGTCCCGGATCCTCTCAACAATAGGTGATTGTCCAATGGGATGCTCCAATCGTGCTGTCGATAAGAAATCTGGGTAAATTCGGTCGCAACCTCAACTTGACGTTCCTGACcatttggggagggggggggggcgaCATGATGGGACATGGGCAAGCGAACCGTAGCAGACCCGAGGACGGCTCTGATGAGACCTCTCGTCACTCCCGAACGAATTCTCCGCTCAGTCATAGCCATATATATAATAGCGAAGCCATGGCACCACTTCCGCCTCCCGAGGACGACGCCCTCGCCGGAAGCCCGAGGTTGGTAAATCAAGTTCCAGGCCTTCGAGGAAGAGCGACTTGCCATCCCTTCATTCCTCTGCCTGTCTAGACGTCCTGCCTCCCGTTTCGTCTTCTACACGCCAGTCCCCTCATCCGGGACCACCAAGGCAACATGGTCCGGTTAGATCTCGCGACTGTGTTGCTGGCGTTGGCAGCCGCAGTGAATGCGATACAGGTTGACACGCCCGAAGTCCTGCCAGGTGCATACATTGTTGAGTATGAGAATGATCAGGTATGATACACCAACCAGTCCCGGATCCACGACACCAAGGCGTCCGTTCTATAATGCTGCGCACAAGGCGGTTCATACAAGGCAACTGTGCGCCCTGCATTATGCAGATGACGTTCGTTGgcagcatcatcttcctcagcCAACTATCAGAGACATGTCGGGCCGCTTCCCTAGCTTCTGCTCTGACACTAACAAACTCATCTTCAGGATACCAATGCTTTTGTCCGCAagtttggggggagggcgtcACTTCGCAAAGACTTGCGCTTCAAACTGTTCAAGGGTGCGTCGATTCAGTTCAAGGACACCAAGAATGCCGAAGAAATGGCGGCCAAGGTGGCCAAGCTGCCCACCATCAAGCGAATCTTCCCTGTGCGACGGTACCCGATCCCACAGCACGATGTTCTTTCGACGGGTGacgatgctgctgccctcGTCAAGCGCCAGCTTGGCGGCAACGTCACCAACAGCTTCTCGCCGCACCTGATGACACAGGTAAACAAGTTCAAGGAGGCAGGAATCACAGGAAAGGGCATCAAGATTGCCGTTATCGACACGGGTGTAAGTTGATATTCAGGGCCATTGGTTTGGTGGACGGACGGACAATGGTTCCAGCTAACATCGGGGTGCCCTAGATCGATTACACTCACCCGGCTCTCGGGGGTTGCTTTGGTCCAGGCTGCTTGGTTTCCTACGGGGCTGATCTAGTGGGTGATGCGTTCAACGGTGCGAACCAGCCGAGACCAGACAACGACCCCGTTGATAACTGCAATGGCCACGGCACACACGTTGCGGGTATTATTGCTGCTCAGTCAAATAATCCCTACGGTATCGTCGGAGCCGCCGAGGGCGTGCAGCTGGGCGCCTACCGTGTGTTTGGCTGCCAGGGCGATGTGGGCAATGACCTCTTGATTGCTGCTTACAACATGGCATATGAGGCTGGAAGCGACATCATCACAGCCTCTATTGGCGGTGCATCAGGCTGGAGCGAGGACCCTTGGGCTGCCGTCGTCTCACGAATTGTGGAGAACGGCGTGCCATGTGTTGTGTCGGCTGGAAATGATGGCGCTGCCGGTGTCTTTTATGCTTCGACCGCGGCCAACGGCAAGCAGGTGACTGCCATTGCGTCTGTCGACAACGTCATCACGCCCGCGCTTCTTGCCAACGCGACCTACCAAATCGATTCCAAGAGCGAGTTCTTTGGCTTTACTGGCGGCGACCCGCAAAGCTGGAACAGTGTCAGCCTCCCACTATGGACTGTTAACTATAACACGACAGATGAGGCTCACGGATGCGACCCTTATCctgcctccacccccaatcTCTCTGGCTACATTGTGCTGATCCGTCGTGGCTCTTGCACCTTTGTGCAAAAGGTTGAGAATGCTGTTGCGAAGGGAGCCAGGTATGTCATATTTTACAACAACGTCCCAGGCACACTCAGCGTAACAGCGCGAGTGCCGGGTCTGTCGGCTGTTGCTACCATTCCCTCCGGTACGGGCGAGCTGTGGGTGAAGGCATTGGAATCCGGGAAAAGAGTGCTGGTCAACATGGCCAACCCGTCCACGGCCCCCAAGTTCCTCGCCAACTTTGACAATCCGACAAGCGGTGGTTATCTCAGCAGTTTTACCAGCTGGGGTCCTACCTTTGAAGTGGAATCCAAGCCTCAATTCTCCACCCCTGGTGGCTACATTCTGTCAACCTACCCTCGTCTTCTCGGTTCATATGGCGTTCTTTCAGGCACCTCGATGGCTTGCCCCTTGGCGGCGGCCATCTACGCCCTGGTCATGAACGTCCGCGGCACCAAGGACCCAAAGACGATTGAGAACTTGCTGTCATCTACAGCAAAACCCAACCTGTTCCGCCGGGATGGTGTATCCTCCCCATATCTGGCTCCTGTTCCCCAACAGGGTGCTGGCCTGGTGCAGGCATGGGATGCTGCCAAGGCTACGACCCTGCTCAGCACCTCTGGCCTTTCTTTCAACGATACAGATCACTTCAACCCTGTTCAAACATTCACCGTCTCCAACACGGGTTCGTCATCGGTCACTTACTCTCTGAGCAATGTCGGTGCCGCTACTGCCTACACTTATAGCTCACCCGGCGCTCTCACGCCTGCTTCTCTCCCCAGTGTCGAGCTGACAGGTAACTTTGCCTCCCTGGCGTTTACCCCTtccaccttcaccctcggAGCTGGCCAACGCAGGATCGTCACAGTCAAGGCGACGGCACCCACCGGCCTCGACGTGAAGCGGTTGCCCGTTTATTCTGGTTACATCGCCATCAACGGCTCCGATAGTTCGGCTCTTTCCCTCCCCTATCTCGGTGTTGCTGGCTCCCTTCACTCGGTTGTTGTCCTTAACAGCGACAACACCCTGCTTGCACGGGCCCGCGACAGCACCAACTCTCCTGTGGCGGCAAATCTGACCTTCACCTTGCCCCCACCTGGACAATCCAACATCACAGCCGTCCGCAACCGCGCCGATATGCCCAAGCTCGTGGTGACACTGGCTATGGGTAGCGCCATGATCCGCGTCGACGTCGTGCCCCTGACCAACTGTTCGACAGCAGCGCAGAACGCCAAGGTCGTGTTTGGTACTCGCACTCTTGGCCAGCCAGAGGAGTTCCCCAGCTGGTACAACCCCCGCGGGACCTTGCAGTACGCCTGGGATGGCAGGCTCGCTGATGGAAGCTACGTTCCTGCGGGTAGGTACAAGCTCACGGTGAGAGCATTGAGGATATTTGGAGATGAGTCCAAGTCCGAAGAATATGATGTCACGGAGACTGTGCCGTTCAGGATACGGTATCTGACTGAGGGCAAGACgcaaaagaggaagaggtttgtcaaggggaagagggcgctATGGACGGtcggggtggagaggaggcagaCGCCGGAGCAGTGTGAGGCTGACGAGAGGACTCTCAAGCAGTGAGCTGGTTTGTTGGCATGAAGGGAGgctggagaagagaaaaccaAGGGATGTTTTAGCACaagattttcttttttttctttttctcccctAGTTGGTCGGTCTTTCTattttgggtttttttttttttggatcaTGGGATGTACTGAGCAAGCAAGCGTAGCGCTGACATGCGTGAAGCGCGTACATGtagcaaagcaaagcaagtTGGTAACAAAGTACTGGCTCATGTGATTTTGGCTCAACGTATCGTCATGaggaagggagaggaagagacggGGTAATgagggctggctggtggGAGGCTACTGCAGGTATGGtttgttcttttcttcttgtaGTGACGGTAGTGTGTTTCATTCTTTTTCAGTTCTCTCTCATGGTGTGATCTGTCGTTTTTTGTTCTTCTCCCTTAAGCCCGGCTCCCCGATTGCCAAGTTCTCATGATGTTGCTTTTTGGTCAAGGTGTGTGAGGTGGCCTGCATTTTCAGCTCTTGGGGCTGGCGTCCCATTTCCGCCCTGGATTTGAGGTCCGAACATCCGAAGCCGAACACACGCCTGAGCATCCCTTGATCTTGCCGTCGGATTTATTGACTTTTCATGGATGGCAGGTACCAAAGTTATTTTCGGAGAGTCAGTGGAGATGATTTTGATTTCTTGGAAAGTCTGGGTGCCTTTTTCAAAAATTTCTCGTCGTTTTCACTTTTTTAAAGAAAAGAGCGTTGCATGATTGATGTCTGGCTCGGTTGTGTCATTGGGTCGCTTGAAATCACGAACTATTGGACGGGTGCAGTGTTGAGTTTTTTGATGGCGGTTTCGTTACCAGCAAAACAGGTCGGTAGCGAGAACAGACGGACCAAAACACTTGAAGAAGGGTCATGAGGTTTCCCCCCCCCGCAAGGGACTAGTTCTCGTTGAGGTGTTGCTATTTTGAGAGCGAGTGTAACcgcaacccaacccaacccatcagTCTCGGTTCAGTTTACCTGCCTACCTAGGTATTTGGACAAAAACATGGTGGCTTATGTGTCATGTGAAAGCGTGACATGGTGACAACCCGGGTCTTGGTGTCGTGCTGGATGTCCGCCACCGGTGTATTGCTTTTTGGTTGGTGACATCGCCGACACATGGAGTGGCATGGCAAGAAGGCTGACAGGAAGGACACACTGCCGTTACCAGCGGTTATGTGTGTGATCAAAGAGACAATTGGTGCCCAAGGGGCCAATACGAGGCATGAGTTTGTCATGACGTACACAAGAACAGAATCAAGTTTTGAATTCTGAAGACTTTCTCTTACTACTGGGTTAGGGATACAAGACAAGACATTCTAGTCAGCGGGTATCTGTTAATGCCGTGATACCCGAGCCGTGAATAACCTAACTATGAGGGTAGTTGAGTAGGGCGGGACGCATGAAATTTCCGGCTGTGTGAGATAGCTGTGTATGTGATTCGACACCTCTGTCACCAATGACCGTAGGTGTATGGCGGAAAAGCCCCGAAGAGCTGGATAAGCTATGCACACAGCGATGATCGAGGTACGGCACCCAAACGAGGGACGGATATGTAAGGGAAAGAAAGGTTGTGACAAagttcctttttttctttttgagaAGCAATTCGAGTACGAGCAAGCCACGAGGACGAGCAGCTTTCTCATTCGAGGTGTACCAAGGTTTTGTATACTACTTCAAACCCGTTGCCTCAATACTATGCAAACACTCGGAGGACATGTCTCGCATTTGTGAATCACTTCAACCTCACTCTGTCGTCGGCAACCAGATTCCCGGCCTTCCGGGCAAAGAAGCAAGACTAGACACGTATCCTGCAACTTGCTTCCTCGTGTTTTTGCTGCACGCATAGACCCCCAAAAGAGCGAAATTGGAAATGGCAAACGACTGAAAATGCACAGAGAGATGAGCGGCCGACATCAAGAAACAGAAGCGGGAGGTCAGTTCAGGAAGTCGAGGGGATGATCGTGAGCCCAACGTGATGTTTGATGCTTTTGAAAGCGGTGATACACCGCTAGCATCGACGCCGTTGAATTTCTCTTCAGCAAAGGCGAAACGATTGTCAAATGAAATGTTGGTGAACAGGCGGTATGGATCTCACGCAACAAAACTAAGGACCCAGGACCACAGGAGTTCAGCTCACGCGACTTCAGGGTCTCCCACCGCCGTTGTTAtatcaccacaaccccaccagCCACTCCCTATCTCAACGGTGTTGGGCGCCTCCAGAGCCTCTTGGCCACACTTGCCAGTGCCGTTTTCTTGTTGTGTGGCTTGAGCCTAGTCGGGAACCTGGTTGTCGATCGTGATACCCCTGGCAGGCCTGCAAGATGCGGTCTAATGTGATTTAATGACATCAAAAGGGGGTTGGCAGGATTGCTTTC encodes the following:
- a CDS encoding hypothetical protein (EggNog:ENOG503NWUG; COG:O; MEROPS:MER0047718) yields the protein MVRLDLATVLLALAAAVNAIQVDTPEVLPGAYIVEYENDQDTNAFVRKFGGRASLRKDLRFKLFKGASIQFKDTKNAEEMAAKVAKLPTIKRIFPVRRYPIPQHDVLSTGDDAAALVKRQLGGNVTNSFSPHLMTQVNKFKEAGITGKGIKIAVIDTGIDYTHPALGGCFGPGCLVSYGADLVGDAFNGANQPRPDNDPVDNCNGHGTHVAGIIAAQSNNPYGIVGAAEGVQLGAYRVFGCQGDVGNDLLIAAYNMAYEAGSDIITASIGGASGWSEDPWAAVVSRIVENGVPCVVSAGNDGAAGVFYASTAANGKQVTAIASVDNVITPALLANATYQIDSKSEFFGFTGGDPQSWNSVSLPLWTVNYNTTDEAHGCDPYPASTPNLSGYIVLIRRGSCTFVQKVENAVAKGARYVIFYNNVPGTLSVTARVPGLSAVATIPSGTGELWVKALESGKRVLVNMANPSTAPKFLANFDNPTSGGYLSSFTSWGPTFEVESKPQFSTPGGYILSTYPRLLGSYGVLSGTSMACPLAAAIYALVMNVRGTKDPKTIENLLSSTAKPNLFRRDGVSSPYLAPVPQQGAGLVQAWDAAKATTLLSTSGLSFNDTDHFNPVQTFTVSNTGSSSVTYSLSNVGAATAYTYSSPGALTPASLPSVELTGNFASLAFTPSTFTLGAGQRRIVTVKATAPTGLDVKRLPVYSGYIAINGSDSSALSLPYLGVAGSLHSVVVLNSDNTLLARARDSTNSPVAANLTFTLPPPGQSNITAVRNRADMPKLVVTLAMGSAMIRVDVVPLTNCSTAAQNAKVVFGTRTLGQPEEFPSWYNPRGTLQYAWDGRLADGSYVPAGRYKLTVRALRIFGDESKSEEYDVTETVPFRIRYLTEGKTQKRKRFVKGKRALWTVGVERRQTPEQCEADERTLKQ